In Syngnathus scovelli strain Florida chromosome 10, RoL_Ssco_1.2, whole genome shotgun sequence, the following are encoded in one genomic region:
- the c10h8orf82 gene encoding UPF0598 protein C8orf82 homolog — protein sequence MLFLRTSAVLVSQRVAALRCTPTGYKSLTAAAAYVQGQSPEPRIREYFYYIDHQGQLFLDDTKVKNFVTCFKDKQFLVFFFSRLRLNRSGRYEDAFPFLSLCGREKNFLRCDDRPVVFTQLLQDATGDRDSLSFCGGADKLTVDFKPEALYMHPTSGRVYHPCLERVGGVGLVRSSLAIELSPFFIYASEQAQSGPPTHFLWRKQQYTLSNELARSFATEDEDNSRAGGL from the exons ATGTTGTTTCTTCGGACAAGTGCCGTGCTTGTCAGCCAGCGTGTCGCCGCTTTACGCTGCACGCCCACCGGCTACAAGAGCCTTACAGCAGCCGCTGCGTACGTGCAGGGTCAGAGCCCCGAGCCACGCATCCGAGAATACTTCTACTACATTGACCACCAAGGGCAG TTGTTCCTGGATGATACCAAAGTGAAGAATTTTGTCACCTGTTTCAAAG ACAAACAGTTCCTAGTCTTTTTCTTCAGTCGCCTCCGTTTAAACCGGAGCGGACGCTACGAGGACGCCTTTCCCTTCCTGTCCCTGTGCGGGCGAGAGAAGAACTTCCTGCGTTGCGATGACCGACCGGTGGTCTTCACGCAGCTGCTGCAGGACGCCACCGGCGACCGGGACTCGCTGTCGTTCTGCGGTGGCGCAGACAAGCTGACGGTGGACTTCAAGCCCGAGGCGCTCTACATGCACCCAACCAGTGGACGAGTTTACCACCCCTGCTTGGAGCGAGTGGGCGGCGTCGGGCTGGTGAGGTCGTCCCTGGCCATCGAGCTCAGCCCGTTCTTTATCTACGCTTCCGAGCAGGCTCAGTCAGGACCGCCCACGCACTTCCTATGGAGGAAACAGCAGTACACACTAAGCAATGAGCTGGCCAGAAGCTTTGCCACAGAAGACGAAGACAACAGCCGAGCTGGAGGGCTGTAA
- the LOC125970012 gene encoding PH domain leucine-rich repeat-containing protein phosphatase 1 yields MERVKEHECGALSTSPTPQWTPECNHDGVHAKSSGFTALSAAKRPSIGEDEATGGAEAKLLTGKGLAATSLLQIAIRNGIYQNQVANAIGGAVKNINMPSAKTGNIYSLTSANSGTSSNSLLSKRRQRHKRNLSLGCPPTSSSSPSASSAEAAGVAPSASPLSTLSLDRKTFLRQKQSKQLLASDKGWVRTDLRRGCIHVHDWLLPTYPRPVLCTVNTLAVEVVSKLEANKSEGVLRVTCQTTTEKDIHGQTDDTRSAGSDPTDVKTKANEALLFNSQAKPCFESDLFLDDSIASNSSSELCLNDIGLEVNFSASDCCGAYSGSDLETSTCEDISLGGPKSTPQQDSLSEVAGLPTDAPALSPNCDSATEGPDPFESSSDELELTSSPTRSAGDSPADPPSTAYLANAPKRPIGLLGDASEAVAGDGKNSPQLAKATSKCSSSSQTGPPSDRASVRPDLEIDAGSRRRPEQINSNPTPALFVQLHGGVVRRLRDDERPLQILNEYLSNLGFEDPWRVQEEGMNPGIGSLIRFYFGKPRSAGGSERVQLSGVFNVRKGKPVLPVNRWSKRQVTLSGTCLLVSSVKHAHTGKIHVLPLIGGKVEEVKRHSHCLALSSAGPQSQTYYISYDSYTEHLCWHRTASKIASQRVNSVDLSCCSLEELPTQLFHSQDLTHLYLKNNFLSMNKGLSALTRFCKLRTLSLSNNAMSEFPLAVCDLTSLTELNLSGNYISTLPVEVGIMQNLQTLLLDANCLTALPAELGTLDALVYLGLSFNWFTCIPPVLKKIKDMEKLCLAGNRISVLHMAGPQPLCARRHIDLRLNRLESVTLGDTKQLEHIVQLDLRDTGLQQLDVSALCKLELLYCDRNRLAVLRVSGHALKSLHAARNELQEVDVRPVPENLTLLDLSWNKLSAVPVWVCESSKLELLDINHNSVSELPVRLLSNGGLRKVLAGWNALGQLGEGPEASQLQILDLQHNCLKELPNNLFIKAQNLLYLNASANKLESLPAASPSEDTSSSLEELYVTNNCLTDTCVPLLSGHGNLRVLHLSYNQLQTFTASKLAQLECLEELDLSGNRLRSVPTTILSCRRLQSLSAHSNCISAFPEVLQLPEIKCVDLSCNELTEITLPESLPAKLQELDLKGNPRLNLDHKSLELLNNIRCLRVDPSPSAPSASERHGAPAVWSHGYTEASGIKNKLCVAALALDTFCGAREALYGVFDGDRNVEVPYLLQCTMGDVLAEELQRGPSLGDYMTNTFLTMQRKLGTAGQKLGGSAALCHIRHAPAPPGERSGCFTLKAANVGRSQAVLCRDGKAVPLSAIHTVREEVECQRVRQHNAIITEDNKVNGITDSTRMMGYSFLCPSVTPRPHVSTVMLTSQDEFFLLGSRGLWDMLSLGEAVEAVRNVPDVLAAAKKLVTLAQSYGCSDSLSAVVVRLSISEDCCCFCELLPPPHSPGLGARAHAQPYLGSGDMAVPPASSGTVSELSSEFSASELSSEVGSTVSSEDPPQAEPPSCHLSLPGRSGGRWVAFASGGFQRQSSDNGLDSEDEEPIPGVFSNGSRVEVEADVHSLHGPPPRGTHVPPSVASSHESWAPPVTPPSPCLSRETRSSPLGRRARANGSVACQGRNQDLIEEAADAPLKKQGGYFTAPAQPDPDDQLIIPPELEEEVRQIIRQQQMDTHNQQAAAYQKPTERFITPL; encoded by the exons ATGGAACGTGTGAAGGAACACGAGTGTGGCGCTCTTTCGACTTCGCCAACACCACAGTGGACGCCAGAGTGTAATCATGACGGCGTTCACGCCAAATCGAGCGGATTTACGGCGCTGTCTGCTGCCAAGCGACCATCCATCGGGGAAGACGAGGCGACTGGAGGCGCCGAGGCAAAACTCTTGACAGGGAAGGGACTGGCGGCCACCTCCCTTCTGCAGATTGCCATCAGGAATGGGATCTACCAGAACCAAGTGGCTAACGCTATCGGCGGCGCGGTCAAGAACATCAACATGCCCTCGGCGAAGACGGGCAACATTTACAGCCTTACATCGGCCAACAGCGGCACGTCGAGCAACTCGTTGCTGAGCAAGAGACGGCAGCGGCACAAGCGGAATCTGTCGCTGGGCTGCCCGCCGACCAGCAGCTCCTCTCCCAGCGCGTCTTCCGCCGAGGcggccggcgtcgccccttcagcCTCTCCGCTGAGCACCCTGAGTCTGGATCGGAAAACCTTCCTCAGGCAGAAGCAATCCAAGCAGCTCCTGGCCTCCGACAAGGGATGGGTGAGAACGGACCTGAGAAGGGGTTGCATTCACGTCCACGACTGGCTCTTGCCCACCTACCCAAGGCCAGTGCTGTGCACAGTAAACACTCTGGCCGTAGAGGTGGTCAGCAAGCTGGAAGCAAATAAGAGCGAGGGTGTCTTAAGAGTCACTTGCCAAACAACAACTGAGAAGGATATTCATGGACAGACTGATGACACACGTAGTGCTGGATCAGATCCCACAGACGTGAAGACAAAAGCAAACGAGGCTCTGCTGTTTAACAGCCAGGCGAAACCATGTTTTGAGTCTGATCTCTTCTTAGATGATTCAATTGCAAGTAACTCTTCATCAGAGCTTTGCCTGAACGACATTGGCTTGGAAGTCAACTTTAGTGCAAGCGATTGTTGTGGCGCGTACTCTGGATCAGATTTGGAGACCAGTACTTGTGAGGACATCAGCCTGGGAGGACCCAAAAGCACGCCGCAGCAGGACTCCCTCAGTGAAGTCGCAGGTTTGCCTACAGACGCGCCGGCATTGAGCCCAAACTGTGACAGTGCCACAGAGGGACCCGATCCGTTTGAGAGCTCGTCCGATGAGCTGGAGCTCACTTCTTCTCCGACACGCTCAGCTGGTGATTCTCCCGCAGACCCACCTTCAACCGCATACCTCGCAAATGCTCCAAAGCGACCGATTGGCTTGCTGGGAGACGCCAGCGAGGCTGTCGCCGGCGATGGCAAGAATTCACCTCAACTGGCAAAAGCCACCTCCAAATGCTCCAGCAGCTCTCAGACAGGGCCTCCAAGTGACCGCGCGTCGGTGCGACCTGACCTGGAGATCGATGCGGGAAGCAGACGGCGGCCCGAGCAGATCAATAGCAACCCGACTCCAGCACTCTTTGTCCAGCTGCATGGCGGCGTTGTGCGACGTCTGCGCGACGACGAGAGACCTCTACAAATATTGAATGAATACCTGAGCAACCTGGGCTTTGAAGACCCGTGGAGGGTCCAGGAGGAGGGAATGAATCCGGGCATTGGCAGCCTCATTCGCTTCTACTTTG GAAAGCCTCGGAGCGCGGGCGGTTCGGAGCGTGTGCAGCTTTCTGGGGTATTCAATGTGCGCAAAGGGAAGCCGGTGCTGCCTGTCAACCGCTGGTCCAAACGGCAGGTCACGCTGAGCGGAACCTGCCTTCTCGTGTCGTCCGTCAAGCACGCCCACACGGGCAAGATCCACGTGCTGCCTCTCATTGGAGGCAAG GTGGAGGAGGTGAAGCGGCACAGCCACTGCTTGGCGCTAAGTTCAGCAGGCCCCCAGAGCCAGACCTACTATATCAGCTATGACTCTTACACCGAGCACCTCTGCTGGCACAGAACCGCCTCTAAG ATTGCGTCCCAGCGGGTGAACTCTGTTGACCTGTCATGCTGCAGTCTGGAGGAGTTGCCCACTCAGCTGTTTCACAGTCAGGACCTAACACATCTCTATCTCAAAAACAACTTCCTGTCCATGAACAAAGGGCTTTCAGCACTTACCAG GTTCTGTAAACTGAGAACCCTGAGTTTGTCCAATAACGCAATGTCAGAGTTCCCACTGGCCGTATGTGACCTCACGTCACTGACTGAGCTCAACTTGTCGGGAAATTACATTTCAACCCTTCCTGTGGAAGTTGGAATCATGCAAAA CCTGCAGACGCTTCTTCTGGACGCCAACTGCCTGACTGCACTGCCCGCTGAGCTGGGCACCTTGGATGCATTGGTCTACCTTGGCTTGTCTTTCAACTGGTTCACCTGCATCCCTCCTGTCCTGAAGAAGATcaaagacatggagaaactgtgCCTGGCAGGAAACCGAATCTCGGTCTTGCACATGGCCGGACCGCAGCCGTTGTGTGCTCGCCGCCACATAGATCTCAG GCTGAACCGGCTTGAAAGTGTGACGCTGGGAGACACGAAGCAGCTGGAGCACATTGTGCAGCTGGACCTCAGGGACACCGGCTTGCAGCAGCTGGATGTCAGCGCTCTCTGCAAACTGGAGCTTCTCTACTGTGATAGAAACCGACTCGCCGTCCTGCGAGTCAGCGGCCACGCCCTCAAGAGCCTGCATGCCGCACGCAACG AGCTGCAAGAAGTAGATGTGCGGCCTGTCCCGGAGAATCTGACTCTTCTGGATTTGTCCTG GAACAAGCTAAGTGCTGTCCCGGTTTGGGTATGCGAAAGCAGTAAACTGGAACTTTTGGACATCAATCACAATTCCGTGAGCGAGCTGCCCGTGCG CTTGCTATCCAACGGCGGCCTGCGGAAGGTGCTAGCAGGGTGGAATGCTCTGGGCCagctgggcgagggcccggaggCCTCCCAGCTCCAAATCTTGGACCTGCAGCACAATTGTCTCAAGGAGCTTCCAAACAACCTCTTCATCAAAGCCCAGAA CTTGCTCTATCTGAATGCCTCGGCCAATAAGCTGGAGAGCCTCCCTGCCGCGAGCCCGTCGGAGGACACGTCGAGCAGCCTGGAGGAGCTCTATGTCACCAACAACTGCTTGACAGACACGTGTGTCCCTCTCCTGAGCGGACATGGCAACCTCAGAGTTCTTCACCTCTCTTACAACCAGCTGCAGACCTTCACTGCcag TAAGCTGGCCCAACTGGAGTGTCTGGAAGAGCTTGACCTGAGTGGCAATCGGTTGAGGAGCGTGCCCACCACCATCTTGAGCTGCCGCCGTCTGCAAAGCCTCTCTGCACACTCCAACTGTATCAGCGCCTTTCCGGAGGTCCTGCAGCTGCCCGAGATCAAG TGTGTGGACCTGAGCTGTAACGAACTGACGGAGATTACCTTGCCAGAGTCACTTCCCGCCAAACTGCAGGAGCTGGATCTCAAGGGAAATCCCCGCCTTAACTTGGACCACAAGAGCTTGGAGCTTCTCAA TAATATCCGATGTTTAAGGGTGGATCCGTCCCCGTCCGCTCCCAGCGCCAGCGAGCGTCACGGAGCTCCGGCAGTCTGGAGTCACGGATACACGGAAGCCTCCGGAATAAAAAACAA GTTGTGTGTGGCCGCGCTTGCGCTGGACACCTTCTGTGGAGCCCGTGAAGCACTGTATGGCGTTTTTGATGGCGACAGAAATGTTGAGGTGCCTTACCTGCTGCAGTGCACCATGGGAGACGTGTTAGCCGAGGAGCTCCAAAGAGGCCCGAGCCTGGGAGACTACATGACCAACACTTTCCTCACCATGCAAAG GAAACTGGGCACGGCGGGCCAAAAACTGGGTGGATCGGCGGCGTTGTGTCACATTAGACATGCCCCCGCGCCTCCTGGCGAGCGCAGCGGCTGCTTCACTCTGAAAGCCGCCAACGTGGGCAGATCCCAAGCCGTCTTGTGCCGAGATGGAAAAGCCGTGCCGCTCTCGGCCATCCACACCGTCCGAGAAGAGGTGGAGTGCCAGAGGGTCCGACAACATAACGCCATCATCACAGAG GACAATAAAGTCAACGGCATAACCGACTCCACCAGAATGATGGGATATTCCTTCCTGTGTCCGTCCGTCACCCCGCGGCCACACGTCTCAACGGTGATGCTCACCTCACAGGATGAGTTCTTCCTCTTGGGCAGCCGAGGCCTGTGGGACATGTTGTCTCTCGGCGAGGCGGTGGAAGCGGTCCGGAATGTTCCCGATGTGTTGGCCGCCGCCAAGAAGCTGGTCACGCTGGCTCAAAGCTATGGCTGCTCTGACAGCCTCAGCGCTGTGGTGGTCCGGCTCAGCATTAGCGAagactgctgctgcttctgcgaGCTTCTGCCTCCGCCTCACAGTCCTGGTTTGGGCGCACGTGCACACGCTCAGCCCTACTTGGGGAGCGGCGACATGGCGGTTCCCCCGGCCTCCTCGGGAACCGTCAGCGAGCTTAGCAGTGAGTTCAGTGCGTCAGAGTTGAGCAGCGAGGTGGGCTCCACTGTGTCGTCAGAAGATCCGCCGCAAGCCGAGCCGCCGTCGTGCCACTTGAGCCTGCCGGGGCGAAGCGGCGGGCGCTGGGTCGCCTTCGCAAGCGGTGGCTTCCAGAGGCAGTCGTCCGACAACGGGCTCGACAGCGAGGACGAGGAGCCCATCCCGGGGGTCTTCTCCAACGGCAGCCGAGTGGAGGTCGAGGCCGATGTCCACAGTTTGCACGGCCCCCCACCGCGTGGCACGCATGTTCCTCCCAGTGTGGCTTCCAGTCATGAGTCTTGGGCTCCCCCTGTCACGCCACCCTCCCCCTGCCTCAGCAGGGAGACCCGCTCCAGCCCTCTGGGCCGGCGGGCTCGAGCCAACGGTTCTGTGGCGTGCCAAGGCAGGAACCAAGACCTAATTGAGGAGGCGGCGGACGCCCCGCTCAAGAAGCAAGGGGGTTACTTTACCGCCCCCGCTCAGCCAGACCCCGATGACCAGCTGATCATTCCGCCGGAGTTGGAGGAAGAAGTGCGGCAGATCATCCGACAGCAGCAGATGGACACTCACAACCAGCAAGCGGCCGCCTACCAGAAACCCACTGAGCGGTTCATTACACCGCTCTAA
- the si:ch211-191a24.4 gene encoding MARVEL domain-containing protein 3 gives MSQAPRSKPGHRERNGDHRQPRDPHDGDRSSADRSSSRPPYFDRDPDLRPAHSHERDVPRVERNDSKCTHMCSRRGIVLICSVLTNGLVLICVVAAQMVTSGLSSMGGLGGISINSNFNLQGTELQKVRELDMRYSQMRAPGIYGGIAFSLTMGVLSLLFVVAGNKPPHHLSRKLLYGALAFQGVGAVAYVVAVALYLHFVIGVNATDVCVQRERLYARNGYTWMNCDVGGADAAVALFGLITAILYTAGTVLTFQTIRWVKRYLKERKRRHAAPKQPRSNPQRTPLGAETTEV, from the exons ATGAGCCAAGCACCCCGGTCCAAGCCGGGCCACAGGGAGAGAAACGGGGACCACCGACAACCCCGTGACCCACATGATGGCGACcgctcatcagctgacag GTCATCCTCCCGACCACCGTACTTCGACCGCGATCCGGACCTCCGCCCAGCTCACAGCCATGAGCGTGACGTACCGCGTGTTGAGCGTAATGACTCCAAATGCACACACATGTGCTCCAGGAGAG GTATCGTTTTGATTTGCTCTGTGCTGACCAACGGCCTGGTCCTGATCTGCGTGGTTGCTGCGCAGATGGTGACGTCGGGTTTATCCTCCATGGGCGGCCTGGGCGGCATCAGCATCAACTCCAACTTCAACCTGCAGGGCACGGAACTGCAGAAGGTGCGCGAACTAGACATGCGCTACAGCCAGATGAGAGCACCGGGCATCTACGGCGGCATCGCCTTCAGCCTGACCATGGGTGTGCTCTCGCTGCTCTTTGTGGTGGCGGGCAACAAGCCGCCCCACCATCTGTCCCGCAAGCTTCTCTACGGGGCGCTGGCGTTTCAGGGCGTGGGGGCTGTGGCCTATGTGGTGGCCGTAGCGCTCTACCTGCACTTTGTGATCGGTGTCAACGCCACTGACGTTTGCGTGCAGCGCGAGCGGCTGTACGCCCGCAACGGCTACACCTGGATGAACTGTGACGTTGGCGGGGCCGATGCAGCCGTGGCTTTGTTTGGACTCATCACGGCCATCCTGTACACTGCTGGCACGGTGCTCACCTTCCAAACCATCCGTTGGGTGAAGCGGTACTTAAAGGAGCGTAAACGGCGCCATGCGGCGCCGAAACAACCCAGATCAAATCCGCAGAGGACCCCGCTTGGGGCCGAAACCACAGAGGTGTGA